The window TATAAGACTGTTTTGTTTTTCTTAATAAAGGTAAATTCGTAAGGGTGTATGCACATGATGAACATTCTTGTGACACTGAATGCCAATTACTTACCCCCGCTGAAAGTACTATTACATTCACTGTTCTGCAACAACAAAAACGAGTCATTTTCCATCTATCTTCTATATTCCGACATACCGGATCAAGACATAAAAACTTTGGAGCAATACATATTCTCAAAAGGACATCGTTTCACTCCCATATTCGTAGATTCGAAATGGTTTCAAGATGCACCTGTATTTCGGCACTACACATCCGAAATGTATTATCGGCTGGCCGCTTATCAATTTTTGCCGGAGGATGTCGATCGAATATTGTATCTTGATCCGGATATTGTTTGTATTAATCCGATCACAGATTTTTATTGGACCGATTTTGAAAATTGCTTATTTGTCGCTGCCGAGCACGAACATTCTGCTAAAATGGCGCGGGCAATCAACAAATTGCGGTTGCGTACACCAAATGCGAAGGGCTATTTTAATACAGGTGTGTTGTTGATGAACATGGCGTCTATCCGAAAAGAAGTGAATATCGAAGAGATCTACCAGTTTATCGAAAAAAACAAATTAAAACTCGTTCTCCCAGACCAAGACGTATTGAATGCTTTATATTGGGATAAAATCAAGCCGGCAGACAGCCTGAAATACAATTACGATGCCCGCTATTATGAACTTTCGAAACTGATCCCTAAGCGAAAACACACTATCGACTGGATTCGCCGCAACACCGTTTTAATCCATTATTGCGGAAAAGACAAGCCTTGGCATAAACAGTACAAAAATGAACTCAAGTGTTTTTACGATCAATATAAGGAATGAAGATTTCAGAATAACGGAACCATAAAACATTGTTAACACTACAGACAATATTATTTTAATGTCTCTCATTCCAAGACTTTCAAGATAAAAAAGTAAGAGCTGTATGCGAAGATCTACGCGTACAGCTCTTTCGTTCTGTGGTGAAAAGGGTTAGAAACGCCCCATCTCTACTCGAATTTTGTTTATTAAAATTCGTTTAATTGGAATGTATTTTCCGTAATTCGACACTAAATCCAATGATGCCAATAAGACCAGAAATAGCAAAAGTGAAAGGAATTACAAGTGAATGAAATGACGGTGTTTCAAGAAACAAGCGATACACCCCATAAACGCATACAATAAGAGAACTTATTAACCCGATTACAGTCCTTGTCTTTATTTTGAATACCGTTACAGAAAACTTATAAAAAGTTATAATTTCCTACAACTTTTATGTTTCATTACTTCTTCATCGTGTCTGCTTTCACGTCTATCTATTAAACAGATCGCTACTTGCATTTGGTGTAACACTCCAAAGTCGTAAATTCCCGACTAACGAATCGGTACATGTCTGCATTAACTTGCATTGTTAAGATGCAGATTCTAAAACATTTTCACCATATTTTTTAAGATTTATAGACGCTTGATAATCTCGATCAACAATATTTCCACATTCGCATTCAAAAGTTCTATCGGATAACTTCAAGTCTTTTTTAACTTTTCCGCAACAAGAACACAACTTAGAACTTGGAAACCATCTATCCGCCAAAATGAAGCGAATATTATTCCAATTTGACTTGTATTCAATTTGTCTTCTAAATTCATGGAAACATTGTTGTTGAACAGATTCAGCTAAATGTTTATTTTTCATCATACCTTTTACATTCAAATCTTCTAAAACAATAAACATTGGTTTTCTGTTTACGATTTCAGAAGTGATTTGATGTATGTAGTTATGACGAATATTCGTTAGTCTTCGTGAAACTTTTAAAAGTTGCTTTTCACTTTTTATAATGTTGTTGGTTTTCCTGTAACGGTTTCCCTCCCTTCCTTTTTCATATTTTCTTGATATTTTGCGTTGCAACCTACGCTTTTTCTTCTCTAATTGCCTAATTCTTTTTGTTTTATTAATATTTCCATAAACTTTACCATCAGAACAAACAGCTAAATCTTTTATTCCTAAGTCAATACCTATCCCTTCTGTTTTTGAAGGAGAATAATCACTATCTGTTTCTATTCCAACAGATACCCACCAATTCAAACCATCAAATGTAAATCGAGGATTCGTATACTTAACATTTTCACCAAATGGAATACGTCCTTTCTCAGCTAATCGAATCCAATTTATCTTTTGTTTATTCGACTTCTTACTTGAAGCAAATCCTTCTACTTTTACATGTGTTTTTGTGAATTTAATTTTCACATTGTCTTGATAAAAACTAGGTGTAGATTTCTTTTTACTCTTGAATTTTGGATATTTTGATAGTCCTTTAAAAAATCGTTTGTAAGCATCACAAGCATCTTTAATCGCTTGTTTCGTTACATTATTGCTTACATAATTCAACCAATTAAATTCATCAAGTTTTTTCATTTGAGTAAACTGTTTTCTCAAAGTTGAATCATTGATGAATTTACCACCATTTTGATAATTTTCTTGTTGCTTTGCAATTGTCCAATTATAAGCAAATCTAGCTGTATTCGCATATAGAAATAATTTAGTTTTTTGCTTATTATTTGGTTTCAACATCACTTTTATTGACTTTATCATTTAGCAACTCCTCATTTTCCTCAATTAATTCATCTACTAACTTTCTAGTTTTATTAGCACGTTTTCCTTGTAATCTACAACTAAATACTGTAACAATCTGTATTAAATCTTCTACAAGTTCTTGTTCATCTGTTTTTTCAGTGCTATCTAAAACTTCAATCTCACACCCATTAAGGTTTGCCATATACTCAACCAATTCAAAACCAAATCTAAGAAGCCTATCTTTATAGAATACTACTATTTTATCTACTTCTTTGTTATTTATCATTTTGATTAGTTGACGCAAACCTTTTTTCTTGTAATTAATCCCACTACCAATGTCTTGAATGATTTCATATTCAACATTTAACGATTCTAAATATTTTTTCATATTTTCAACTTGTCTTTGCAAATCATCTTTTTGTTTATTAGAAGAAACTCTGCAATAACCAACCACTTTTTGACTAGTTTCTTTAATACCAAGTACCTCTTTAAGTTGATCGTGAGAATAATATCTATAGCCGTTTGAGCCAGTATGATGTGGTTTTAATTTTCCACTTTTGTCCCAATTTCTTAAAGTTTGTGGCGTTCGATTGATTAATTTGGAAAATTCATGAATGCTATAATATCTCATGCTATATTCCTCCTTAAATTAAATATAGCATGAAAAAATTATAAAGTCAATAAAAATTTTATAACTTTTTATAAGTTATTTAAAACTGTTTAAGCCTCCGTAGAACTTATGGAAAGTTTTATATGGTTATATGAACACGCTTATTCAATATATTGGCAAAGTCGCTAACATGATAACAGGAATCTGCTAATATTTTCTTTTTTCCTAAAATCACTAATGAAGTGATGTAAACCTCAATAGTTTACATATAGTATGAATGTCCACCCATTTTCAGACTAATTGTTTTTCCATTTTTGCAACTGATTCACCGTGACGAATTTGTAGCCTTCTTTGGACAAGGCCGCTAATATTCCTTCAATGGCTTTTAACTCTTTTCCCGTATCATCATACATTGGATGCATCAAAATAATAGACCCGGGTTTCACATTTTTTTCTACATAATCGACTTTGTCAGAAACGGAAGTATAATAGGTGTCTGGTTCAAGATTCCAAGTGATGGTATCCATATGATGTTTATTTAAGTAATACTAATACGGTAATCCCACCAATTTTTTGCCATTAGGTGGTCGAAAATCGATGGGCCCTTTATAACCTGTTTTTCTGATTAACGTATTGGTTTTTTCAATTTCCTGTTGAATAAAGGAAGGGGTTTTAAAGACCATTCGCTTATGGGAATAGCTATGATTGCCAATTTGATGTCCTGCTTGTGCTATTTTCTTTCCTTCCTCCAGATTCTTTTCCAACTCATTCCCAATGACAAAAAAAGTGGCTTTCGCATTGTATTTATCCAAAAGAGGCAACAGTTGAACGACATTCTTTGTAGGCCCATCATCAAAGGTCAAAGCCACAACTTTTTGACTTGTTTCAACCTGGTTGGTTAACCCTCCGAATAGCTGGTATGTTCGTGAATTCATTAATTTGTAAGTACCATACAAAAGAAGAAAAATGGCCAGGAAAACGATTCCGACTACAAAAATTCTTTTTTTCATACATTTACCTCTACTTCTTATTTAGTTTTAATGAAATGTTTAAAGGTCATATTATTATATCAAAAATCGTATGCCATAGATTTTTATTGAGAAAGCCTAAACATTCGGTCGATTCAAAGCCTTGAAAATAAAAAAGTGAGTGCTAAAAACCATTGTTGGACTTAAAATAAAATTTTTCTTGCATTTTGGATCAAAATCTCAATCGGCTTACGAGTTTCATTGAAAACGATCTTTGTCAGCAAAAAAGAAGGTGTTCGCGTGAAAAAAAGGAAAATAAAAAATTGTTGGTTTTCTCGATTGTAGAAAACATCCGAGAAAGTATGTATCCTCTCGGAAGAGTATAATATAAAATAAAACGTGAGGAGATGAACGAAAATGAAAAAGGAAGTAATGGAAAGATTTATTTCTTATGTCAAAGTGGACACTCAATCTGATGAAAACAGCAACACTTGTCCATCTACTCCCGGCCAGTGGACGCTTGCCCGCATGCTTGTGGACGAATTAAAAGCGATCGGCATGGAAGATGTGACAGTGGATGAAAACGGCTATGTGATGGCCACTCTTCCGGCCAATACGGAAAAAAATGTCCCGACCATTGGATTTTTGGCCCATCTGGATACAGCGACTGATTTTACCGGTGCCGGCGTTCAACCGCAAATTGTCGAAAACTATGACGGCGGTGACATTATCTTAAATAAATCTCTAAATGTCGTACTTTCGCCAAAAGATTTTCCTGAACTGGCTAACTATAAAGGCCACACGTTGATTACCACTGACGGCACCACTCTTCTCGGCGCCGATGATAAAGCGGGGATTGCCGAGATCATGACGGCTATGGCTTATTTATTGGATCATCCAGAAATTAAGCACGGAAAGGTAAGAGTGGCGTTTACACCGGATGAAGAAATTGGAAGAGGTCCTCATAAATTCAATGTAGACGCTTTTGATGCAAAATATGCTTACACAGTGGACGGCGGCCCACTCGGCGAACTGGAGTATGAAAACTTTAACGCTGCCGCTGCCAAAATTACGATCAAAGGCAACAACGTACATCCCGGAACAGCGAAAGGGAAAATGGTGAACTCGACAAAGATTGCCATGGAACTCCATCGTAAACTGCCGGAAAAGGAATCACCTGAATATACGGAAGGATACGAAGGATTCTATCATTTGCTTGCGATCAACGGTGATGTCGAACAAACAACTTTGCACTACATCATCAGGGATTTTGATCGAGAACAATTCAACGCCCGAAAAGCCCAATTAGAAAAGATTGTAGAAGAATTCAGAAATATATACGGGAAAGATAATATTTTGTTGGAACTCAAAGATCAATATTATAATATGAAAGAAAAAATCGAACCGGTCAAAGAAATTGTCGACATTGCGTACGAAGCGATGAAAAATTTAGACATTGAACCGAAAGTTACACCGATCCGAGGAGGTACCGACGGCGCACAGCTATCGTACATGGGCCTCCCGACACCTAATCTTTTTGCAGGCGGAGAAAACTTCCACGGCAAATATGAATACATTTCCGCCGACAATATGGTAAAAGCAACGAACGTGATTATTGAAATCATCAAACTGTTTGAACAAAAGGCCAATGCATGATCCTTACCGTTATGTTTTGGCTAAAAAACACATCAAACGAACCCATCTTACATCTGGGTTCGTTTTTCTTTTTACAGACAATCAGAAAACAGAATTTTGGTAGAAAAGAAGCTAAGATCCTTCAATTTCTTTTTTAAATAGGGCCACATTTCCGAGAAATAGAATCAAGTATGCAGAAACGATCGATATGACAGACCTGTTTTATGTTTCAAAATATTTACTTCTATCTGAATATTTGATACCATTTAATTTAATTATTTAAAGGAAGGAAGGGAACAACTTTGGAACAACACACAATTCAATCACTGCAAACCAAAAAACCGCCGTTTCGTGCGGATCAAGTGGGCAGTTTGTTAAGATCAAAACGGATTCAAAAAGCTCGTTCTCAAAGAGCAGCAGGCGAAATAACAGCTGACCAATTGCGGCTGATTGAAAATGAAGAAATCGCACGGATCGTTGAAAAACAAAAAGAAATCGGGCTTCAAGCCGTGACAGATGGTGAATTTCGCCGAGCATGGTGGCACTTTGATTTCCTTGAAAACCTTGACGGCGTCGAAAGCTATGAAACAGAAAGCGGCATTTCATTTCATCAAATGCAAACAAAGTCTCATGGAATTAAAGTGACAGGAAAATTGGATTTCACAGACCACCCTATGCTGGAAGATTATCAATATCTCCATAGCATCGCCGGCAGCCATATTGCTAAAATGACCATTCCAAGTCCAAGTATGCTTCATTTAAGAGGCAAAATCGAAAAAACCGCTTACGGGGACGAAGAAGAATTTTTCCATGATTTAGCTAAAACTTATCAAAAGGCGATACAAGCTTTTTATGATGCAGGCTGTCGCTACTTGCAGCTCGATGATACGTCTTGGGGCGCCCTGTGTTCAACCGAGAAAAGAGAAGAAATGCTGGCTCAAGGAGTAGACCCCGATCAATTGAGCACTACATACATGAAGTTAATAAACGAAGCTGTGGCGGTCCGTCCGGATGATATGACGATTACCATGCACATTTGCCGTGGCAATTATCGCTCGACATGGTTTTCTTCCGGCGGCTATGAGCCGGTAGCAGAAGTCCTGTTTAACGGATTGAATATAGACGCCTTTTTCCTCGAATATGACAGCGACCGAGCTGGCGGCTTTGAACCGCTCCGATTCGTGAATCGATCCGATTTGAAAATTGTGCTCGGCTTAATCACATCAAAAGCGGGAGAACTGGAAAATCCAGACGATATTAAACGGCGCATTGATGAAGCCTCCCATTATGTTGATTTAAACCAATTATGTTTAAGCACACAGTGCGGTTTTGCTTCAACAGAAGAAGGCAACTTGTTAACGGAAGAACAGCAATGGGCGAAACTGCGCCATGTCGTTCAAATTGCCCAAGATATATGGAAATAATAAAATGTATTTAGAAAGACATATCATTCCGGTATTCACGGGTGATATGTCTTTTTATCAATGAAACCGAAACGTCGATTTTATGTTCTCTAAACAACACCGCCCCCCCAATCTGAAACGGATCGATTTTCCCATCAACACAAAATGATTTAAAAAATTTCAAAAGGATCATGAACGGAAATCGATTTTTTATTTTTGTGAATGCGACTCAATGAATCTTTAGGAACTATTGTAAAGATTCATTGAAAAACGGAAAGAAAAGCGAGGAATAGCGATGAAAAAATACCAAGTCTTTTTGTTTCTAGTCCTAGCCAATTTATTTTGGGCAGGTAATTATGTGTTCGGAAAATATGTAGTGGCCGAAATGTCTCCTTTACAAATGACATTTTCCCGTTGGGTGATTGCGATCTTTCTTTTATTCCCTCTCGCTCATTGGATTGAACGTCCGGATTGGAAAAACGTTTGGAACCAGTGGAAAATTCTCATCGTTCTGTCGCTGTTGGGGATTTTAGGGTATAACCTTCTTTTATATGAGGCCTTGCGGTTTACGACCTCCTTAAATGCAGCGCTGGTCAATTCGATCAATCCGGCAGTCATCGTCCTTTTTTCCGCCATTCTTTTAAAGGAAAGAATTTCGCTGGTGAACGGC of the Bacillus smithii genome contains:
- a CDS encoding glycosyltransferase family 8 protein, with the translated sequence MMNILVTLNANYLPPLKVLLHSLFCNNKNESFSIYLLYSDIPDQDIKTLEQYIFSKGHRFTPIFVDSKWFQDAPVFRHYTSEMYYRLAAYQFLPEDVDRILYLDPDIVCINPITDFYWTDFENCLFVAAEHEHSAKMARAINKLRLRTPNAKGYFNTGVLLMNMASIRKEVNIEEIYQFIEKNKLKLVLPDQDVLNALYWDKIKPADSLKYNYDARYYELSKLIPKRKHTIDWIRRNTVLIHYCGKDKPWHKQYKNELKCFYDQYKE
- a CDS encoding RNA-guided endonuclease InsQ/TnpB family protein, with product MIKSIKVMLKPNNKQKTKLFLYANTARFAYNWTIAKQQENYQNGGKFINDSTLRKQFTQMKKLDEFNWLNYVSNNVTKQAIKDACDAYKRFFKGLSKYPKFKSKKKSTPSFYQDNVKIKFTKTHVKVEGFASSKKSNKQKINWIRLAEKGRIPFGENVKYTNPRFTFDGLNWWVSVGIETDSDYSPSKTEGIGIDLGIKDLAVCSDGKVYGNINKTKRIRQLEKKKRRLQRKISRKYEKGREGNRYRKTNNIIKSEKQLLKVSRRLTNIRHNYIHQITSEIVNRKPMFIVLEDLNVKGMMKNKHLAESVQQQCFHEFRRQIEYKSNWNNIRFILADRWFPSSKLCSCCGKVKKDLKLSDRTFECECGNIVDRDYQASINLKKYGENVLESAS
- a CDS encoding IS607 family transposase, with translation MRYYSIHEFSKLINRTPQTLRNWDKSGKLKPHHTGSNGYRYYSHDQLKEVLGIKETSQKVVGYCRVSSNKQKDDLQRQVENMKKYLESLNVEYEIIQDIGSGINYKKKGLRQLIKMINNKEVDKIVVFYKDRLLRFGFELVEYMANLNGCEIEVLDSTEKTDEQELVEDLIQIVTVFSCRLQGKRANKTRKLVDELIEENEELLNDKVNKSDVETK
- the pepT gene encoding peptidase T; the protein is MKKEVMERFISYVKVDTQSDENSNTCPSTPGQWTLARMLVDELKAIGMEDVTVDENGYVMATLPANTEKNVPTIGFLAHLDTATDFTGAGVQPQIVENYDGGDIILNKSLNVVLSPKDFPELANYKGHTLITTDGTTLLGADDKAGIAEIMTAMAYLLDHPEIKHGKVRVAFTPDEEIGRGPHKFNVDAFDAKYAYTVDGGPLGELEYENFNAAAAKITIKGNNVHPGTAKGKMVNSTKIAMELHRKLPEKESPEYTEGYEGFYHLLAINGDVEQTTLHYIIRDFDREQFNARKAQLEKIVEEFRNIYGKDNILLELKDQYYNMKEKIEPVKEIVDIAYEAMKNLDIEPKVTPIRGGTDGAQLSYMGLPTPNLFAGGENFHGKYEYISADNMVKATNVIIEIIKLFEQKANA
- a CDS encoding 5-methyltetrahydropteroyltriglutamate--homocysteine S-methyltransferase, encoding MEQHTIQSLQTKKPPFRADQVGSLLRSKRIQKARSQRAAGEITADQLRLIENEEIARIVEKQKEIGLQAVTDGEFRRAWWHFDFLENLDGVESYETESGISFHQMQTKSHGIKVTGKLDFTDHPMLEDYQYLHSIAGSHIAKMTIPSPSMLHLRGKIEKTAYGDEEEFFHDLAKTYQKAIQAFYDAGCRYLQLDDTSWGALCSTEKREEMLAQGVDPDQLSTTYMKLINEAVAVRPDDMTITMHICRGNYRSTWFSSGGYEPVAEVLFNGLNIDAFFLEYDSDRAGGFEPLRFVNRSDLKIVLGLITSKAGELENPDDIKRRIDEASHYVDLNQLCLSTQCGFASTEEGNLLTEEQQWAKLRHVVQIAQDIWK